The following proteins are encoded in a genomic region of Arachis stenosperma cultivar V10309 chromosome 4, arast.V10309.gnm1.PFL2, whole genome shotgun sequence:
- the LOC130976438 gene encoding protein phosphatase 1 regulatory inhibitor subunit PPP1R8 homolog — MYGRASSGLDRFKKAQTLEPFSVSATSRNGGGGGGSQSSSKVVGNHASAWTQQNQNSVHQSQQHQQQHASQKGVGVEAAPLLGQTQQSTQVGGGQSTWQPPDWAIEPRAGVFYLEVLKDGQVLDRINLDRRRHIFGRQIQTCDFVLDHQSVSRQHAAVIPHKNGSVYVIDLGSAHGTFVANERLTKDSPVELEVGQSLRFAASTRTYILRKNEAALFPRPPPPTEINFPPPPDPSDEEAVVAYNTLLNRYGINKSDLVSKSGESGGSASSQSKHYPSERAAKRIRKTRVAFRDQVGGELVEVVGISDGADVETEPGPVGVKEGSLVGKYESLVQITVIPKGKEQSSAKEADSSQKGMTDRLQEVLKKVKTPQKTGIYDDLYGESLSVKVGSSWAYSPASSGERANPPKEDGEGNALSGKSESNPSSVDGDDDDDDDDDDLFG; from the exons ATGTATGGAAGAGCATCATCAGGTCTTGATAGGTTTAAGAAAGCTCAGACTTTGGAACCATTCTCTGTTTCTGCGACTTCAAGAAATGGTGGCGGTGGCGGTGGCAGCCAATCCTCAAGTAAAGTAGTTGGCAATCATGCCTCTGCTTGGACTCAACAGAATCAAAATTCTGTCCACCAAtcccaacagcatcagcagcaACATGCCTCTCAGAAAGGTGTGGGAGTGGAGGCAGCCCCCTTGTTAGGGCAGACTCAGCAGTCAACTCAGGTTGGAGGAGGGCAGTCGACGTGGCAGCCGCCGGATTGGGCGATTGAGCCGCGAGCAGGGGTTTTCTACCTGGAAGTTTTGAAGGATGGCCAGGTGCTCGACCGGATTAATCTGGATCGACGGAGGCATATTTTCGGGAGGCAAATCCAGACTTGCGATTTTGTGCTCGATCATCAGTCCGTCTCTCGTCAGCATGCTGCGGTTATTCCTCACAAAAATGGGAG TGTATATGTAATTGATTTAGGATCTGCACATGGTACATTTGTTGCAAATGAGCGATTGACTAAGGATTCACCGGTCGAGCTTGAAGTTGGGCAATCATTGCGGTTTGCTGCATCGACAAGAACGTACATATTGAGAAAGAACGAAGCAGCGCTTTTCCCCCGTCCTCCACCACCAACAGAGATCAATTTCCCCCCACCTCCTGACCCATCGGATGAAGAAGCTGTTGTTGCTTATAATACACTTCTAAATCGTTACGGTATCAACAAGTCTGATCTAGTGTCCAAATCAGGTGAGTCTGGTGGCTCAGCAAGTAGCCAAAGTAAGCATTACCCGTCAGAAAGAGCTGCAAAGAGAATTAGGAAGACAAGAGTTGCCTTCAGGGATCAAGTTGGGGGAGAGTTAGTTGAGGTTGTTGGAATTTCGGATGGCGCAGACGTAGAAACAGAACCTGGCCCTGTTGGTGTTAAAGAAGGAAGTCTTGTGGGTAAATATGAATCTCTTGTACAGATTACTGTAATACCAAAGGGAAAAGAGCAGTCCTCTGCCAAGGAGGCTGATTCATCCCAGAAAGGCATGACGGATAGATTACAAGAAGTGTTAAAGAAGGTGAAAACCCCACAAAAAACTGGTATTTATGATGACCTTTATGGCGAATCCTTATCTGTGAAGGTTGGATCTTCATGGGCATATTCACCTGCAAGTTCCGGTGAACGAGCTAATCCTCCTAAAGAGGATGGGGAAGGCAATGCATTGAGTGGAAAATCAGAAAGTAATCCAAGCAGTGTTGAtggagatgatgatgatgatgatgatgatgatgatttgtTTGGGTGA